The following proteins are co-located in the Planococcus plakortidis genome:
- the rplS gene encoding 50S ribosomal protein L19, with protein MQNIIAEITKEQLRADLPDFRPGDTVRVHVKVVEGTRERIQVYEGVVISRRGGGISESFTVRKISYGVGVERTFPVHTPKIAQLEVTRRGKVRRAKLYYLRNLRGKAARIKEIR; from the coding sequence ATGCAAAACATCATTGCTGAAATCACTAAAGAACAACTTCGTGCGGATCTTCCAGATTTCCGTCCAGGAGATACTGTTCGCGTCCACGTGAAAGTTGTCGAGGGAACTCGCGAACGTATCCAGGTATACGAAGGAGTCGTTATCAGCCGTCGCGGAGGCGGAATCAGTGAATCATTCACTGTCCGTAAAATCTCGTACGGTGTAGGTGTTGAACGTACATTCCCTGTACACACACCGAAAATCGCTCAGCTTGAAGTTACTCGCCGTGGTAAAGTACGTCGTGCTAAATTGTACTACTTGCGCAACCTACGCGGTAAAGCAGCTCGCATCAAAGAAATCCGTTAA
- the sucD gene encoding succinate--CoA ligase subunit alpha, with the protein MSVYINKDTKVLVQGITGSTALFHTKQMLEYGTKIVAGVTPGKGGTEVEGVPVFNTVQDAVEATGANVSVIYVPAPFAADAILEATEAELDMAICITEHIPVLDMVKVKRYMEGKKTRLVGPNCPGVITPDECKIGIMPGYIHKKGHVGVVSRSGTLTYEATHQLSEEGIGQSTAVGIGGDPVNGTNFIDVLKAFNEDEDTYAVVMIGEIGGTAEEEAAQWVKENMTKPVVGFIGGQTAPEGKRMGHAGAIISGGKGTAADKIKAMNAAGIEVADTPSVIGETLIKVIKEKGLYDACKTH; encoded by the coding sequence ATGAGCGTATACATTAATAAAGACACAAAAGTGCTTGTACAGGGAATTACAGGGTCAACTGCCCTTTTCCATACAAAGCAAATGCTTGAATACGGAACGAAAATCGTTGCGGGTGTAACACCAGGCAAAGGCGGAACTGAAGTTGAAGGCGTACCTGTTTTCAACACCGTTCAAGATGCCGTTGAAGCGACAGGTGCCAATGTATCTGTAATTTATGTGCCGGCTCCTTTTGCTGCTGACGCAATTCTAGAAGCAACAGAAGCTGAGTTGGATATGGCGATCTGCATCACTGAACATATCCCGGTACTCGATATGGTCAAAGTGAAACGTTATATGGAAGGCAAGAAAACACGTCTTGTCGGACCGAACTGCCCGGGTGTCATCACTCCGGACGAATGTAAAATTGGCATCATGCCTGGATACATCCACAAAAAAGGACATGTCGGTGTTGTATCACGCTCTGGTACATTGACGTACGAAGCGACTCACCAATTGTCTGAAGAAGGAATCGGCCAATCGACTGCTGTCGGAATCGGCGGAGACCCGGTCAACGGCACGAACTTTATCGATGTATTGAAAGCATTCAATGAAGACGAAGACACATACGCTGTTGTGATGATCGGTGAAATCGGCGGTACTGCAGAAGAAGAAGCGGCGCAATGGGTGAAAGAGAACATGACGAAACCTGTTGTCGGCTTTATCGGCGGGCAGACAGCTCCTGAAGGAAAACGCATGGGCCACGCCGGTGCGATCATTTCCGGAGGCAAAGGAACCGCTGCAGACAAGATCAAGGCAATGAACGCTGCTGGAATCGAAGTTGCAGACACACCTTCCGTAATCGGCGAAACTTTGATCAAAGTGATCAAGGAAAAAGGCCTTTACGACGCATGTAAGACTCATTAA
- a CDS encoding putative DNA-binding protein, whose translation MGLEKTTRMNYLFDFYQELLTPKQRSYMSLYYLDDHSLGEIAEEYEITRQAVYDNIRRTEAMLEEYEEKLRLFEKFQRRKQLVSTFEKQPFTDDNVQKFLDELKEWD comes from the coding sequence ATGGGACTGGAAAAAACGACAAGAATGAATTATCTTTTTGATTTCTATCAGGAACTGCTGACGCCCAAACAGCGCAGCTATATGAGCTTGTATTATCTGGATGACCATTCGCTCGGCGAAATTGCCGAAGAGTATGAAATCACCCGCCAAGCGGTGTATGACAATATCCGCCGGACCGAAGCGATGCTAGAAGAATATGAGGAGAAGTTGCGGCTGTTCGAGAAATTCCAGCGGCGAAAGCAACTCGTCTCGACTTTTGAAAAACAGCCATTCACGGATGACAATGTCCAGAAGTTTCTGGATGAATTGAAGGAATGGGACTAG
- the ylqF gene encoding ribosome biogenesis GTPase YlqF: MTIQWFPGHMAKARREVTEKLKLVDIIFELVDARLPLSSRNPMIDQVIQQKPRLIILNKMDMADERETKKWIEHFEREGTRAVAINSLEGKGLQAVTKASKEILKEKWDRMEAKGIKPRAIRAMIVGIPNVGKSTLINRLAKKSLAKTGNMPGVTKAQQWIKVGKEIELLDTPGILWPKFEDQETGQKLAVTGAIKDSVIQMQELAIYALKFLEKRYPDRLMDRYGIDHIDEDLVKTFDHIGKKRYMIGPDGEVDYEMTAEIIIRDIRNQHLGRVTFDYRDEMVTGQEELAEDSGS; the protein is encoded by the coding sequence ATGACGATTCAATGGTTTCCCGGGCATATGGCGAAAGCGCGCCGGGAAGTAACGGAAAAACTGAAATTGGTGGATATCATTTTTGAATTGGTGGATGCACGGTTGCCGTTGTCATCACGCAACCCGATGATCGACCAAGTCATCCAGCAAAAGCCCCGTCTCATCATCCTCAATAAAATGGATATGGCCGATGAGCGGGAAACAAAAAAGTGGATCGAGCATTTCGAACGTGAAGGCACACGCGCCGTGGCGATAAATTCCTTGGAAGGGAAAGGGCTTCAGGCGGTCACCAAGGCATCGAAGGAGATCCTCAAAGAAAAATGGGACCGGATGGAAGCGAAAGGCATTAAGCCGCGTGCTATACGCGCCATGATTGTCGGCATCCCGAACGTAGGGAAATCGACATTGATCAATCGCTTGGCCAAGAAAAGCCTGGCGAAAACAGGCAATATGCCGGGCGTCACGAAAGCACAGCAATGGATTAAGGTCGGCAAGGAAATCGAGTTACTCGACACGCCGGGGATTCTTTGGCCGAAGTTCGAAGACCAGGAGACCGGCCAGAAGCTTGCGGTGACAGGGGCAATCAAAGACTCGGTCATCCAAATGCAGGAACTGGCGATCTATGCGTTGAAGTTTTTGGAAAAACGCTACCCGGACCGTTTGATGGACCGCTACGGCATTGACCACATCGACGAAGATCTGGTGAAGACTTTCGACCATATTGGCAAGAAGCGCTATATGATCGGCCCTGATGGCGAAGTCGATTATGAAATGACGGCTGAAATCATCATCCGTGACATCCGCAACCAGCATCTGGGGCGCGTTACATTCGATTACCGTGATGAAATGGTTACAGGGCAAGAAGAATTGGCGGAAGACAGCGGGTCCTAA
- a CDS encoding ribonuclease HII — METIASIKEKLLKAESHEAWMEGLKSDSRKSVRQLLASWQRRYDKRLSLLQDLEDKQAFDRQFKEHPGSLVAGIDEAGRGPLAGPVVTAAVILPEDCSAFIGLDDSKRIGKARRDELAQLVKARAVSWSVHVQPPEVIDRLNIYQATKQSMEAAVKELAIAPDAVLADAMELALPMPSEAIIKGDARSLCIAAASILAKTGRDHLMAEYSTQYPQYGFAKHAGYGTKDHLAALEAHGPCPIHRKTFEPVKTMAEGL; from the coding sequence ATGGAGACGATAGCATCGATCAAGGAGAAATTACTGAAGGCAGAAAGCCATGAAGCTTGGATGGAAGGGCTGAAAAGCGATTCGCGAAAAAGCGTCCGGCAATTGCTCGCTTCTTGGCAGCGCCGTTATGATAAAAGACTTTCCCTATTGCAGGACCTGGAAGACAAACAGGCTTTCGACCGGCAGTTCAAAGAACATCCCGGTTCGCTCGTGGCAGGCATCGATGAGGCAGGGCGTGGCCCGCTTGCCGGCCCTGTAGTGACGGCCGCTGTCATCTTGCCGGAAGATTGCAGCGCATTCATCGGATTGGATGACTCGAAAAGAATCGGTAAAGCCAGGCGCGACGAACTGGCGCAGCTCGTCAAGGCGCGGGCGGTCAGTTGGTCAGTCCATGTCCAGCCGCCTGAAGTTATCGACCGGCTGAATATTTACCAGGCGACAAAGCAGTCGATGGAAGCGGCCGTGAAGGAATTGGCCATTGCGCCTGACGCCGTATTGGCCGATGCCATGGAACTGGCGCTCCCGATGCCTTCCGAAGCGATCATCAAAGGCGACGCAAGAAGTTTATGTATCGCTGCGGCCTCGATTCTGGCGAAGACCGGGAGGGATCATCTGATGGCCGAATACTCGACGCAATACCCTCAATACGGTTTCGCGAAGCATGCGGGATACGGCACGAAAGACCACTTGGCTGCCCTTGAAGCGCACGGCCCGTGCCCGATCCACCGAAAAACCTTTGAACCAGTAAAAACGATGGCTGAAGGACTGTAA
- the rpsP gene encoding 30S ribosomal protein S16, giving the protein MAVKIRLKRMGAKKSPFYRIVVADSRAPRDGRQIQTVGTYNPLTVPAEVKIDEELALKWLHDGAKPSDTVRNLFSQNGIMEKFHNEKLNK; this is encoded by the coding sequence ATGGCAGTAAAAATTCGCTTAAAACGTATGGGAGCTAAAAAGTCTCCTTTCTACCGTATCGTAGTCGCTGATTCACGTGCTCCACGTGACGGCCGTCAAATCCAAACAGTAGGTACTTACAACCCGCTGACAGTTCCAGCTGAAGTGAAAATCGACGAAGAATTGGCGTTGAAATGGCTTCACGATGGCGCTAAACCGTCTGATACAGTACGCAACTTGTTCTCTCAGAACGGCATTATGGAAAAATTCCATAACGAAAAACTAAACAAGTAA
- the lepB gene encoding signal peptidase I gives MEAEGKKKNEVWEWSKALLIAFGLAAIIRFFLFTPIVVDGESMMPTLEHGDRMIVNKIGYDIGEPDRFDIIVFHAPEQKDYIKRVIGLPGDHVAYEEDQLFINGEAVEEPYLDQYKTGITGTLTEDFVLEDITSHSTIPDGYVFVMGDNRRASKDSRHIGLVPIDEVIGNTNFVFWPVDEAGIVK, from the coding sequence ATGGAAGCTGAAGGAAAAAAGAAAAATGAAGTATGGGAATGGTCCAAAGCTCTACTGATCGCGTTCGGCCTTGCGGCAATTATCCGGTTTTTCCTCTTCACCCCCATTGTGGTGGACGGGGAATCGATGATGCCGACTCTAGAGCATGGCGACCGGATGATCGTCAATAAAATCGGCTATGATATCGGCGAACCGGATCGATTCGACATCATCGTCTTTCATGCGCCGGAACAAAAAGACTATATCAAGCGGGTCATCGGCTTGCCGGGCGACCACGTTGCCTATGAGGAAGACCAGCTCTTTATAAATGGGGAAGCAGTTGAAGAACCTTACCTGGACCAATATAAGACCGGCATTACCGGCACCTTGACGGAAGATTTCGTGCTTGAGGATATCACCAGCCACTCCACTATCCCGGACGGCTATGTATTCGTCATGGGCGATAACCGAAGGGCGAGCAAGGACAGCCGCCATATCGGGCTGGTGCCGATCGATGAAGTGATCGGCAATACGAATTTCGTTTTTTGGCCGGTGGATGAAGCCGGCATCGTAAAATAA
- a CDS encoding KH domain-containing protein, giving the protein MEQLIETIVKPLVDHPEEVRIEKDENTNRVVYKLSVHQSDTGKVIGKQGRVAKAVRSVVYSAAGNYHKKKTYLDIVD; this is encoded by the coding sequence ATGGAGCAGCTGATTGAAACGATCGTCAAGCCGCTAGTTGATCATCCGGAAGAAGTTCGTATTGAAAAAGACGAAAACACTAACCGAGTCGTCTACAAGCTTTCCGTGCATCAAAGCGATACAGGGAAAGTTATCGGCAAGCAAGGACGTGTGGCGAAAGCCGTGCGCTCTGTCGTCTATTCAGCAGCAGGGAATTATCATAAGAAGAAAACGTACCTTGATATTGTGGATTGA
- the rimM gene encoding ribosome maturation factor RimM (Essential for efficient processing of 16S rRNA) yields MEWFNVGKIVNTHGIRGEVRVMSRTDFPEERFAIGNKLGLFTAGAKKPIMVKVASHRTHKNFDLLSFEGYPTINDVEPFKEGFLKIAEHDLGDLEEGAFYHHEILGCHVFSEEGEEIGKVTEILETGANDVWEVTPAKGKKHYIPYIEDVVKEVDIEGKKITIDVLDGLLS; encoded by the coding sequence GTGGAATGGTTTAACGTAGGAAAAATAGTCAATACCCACGGGATCCGCGGGGAAGTGCGCGTGATGTCGCGCACCGACTTCCCGGAAGAACGGTTTGCGATCGGCAATAAACTCGGGCTTTTTACGGCAGGGGCAAAAAAACCGATCATGGTGAAAGTGGCGAGCCACCGTACCCATAAAAACTTCGACCTTTTATCTTTCGAAGGCTACCCGACCATCAATGATGTCGAACCGTTCAAGGAAGGCTTTCTGAAAATCGCCGAACACGACCTCGGCGACTTGGAAGAAGGCGCTTTTTACCATCACGAAATCCTCGGCTGCCATGTGTTTTCTGAGGAAGGCGAGGAAATAGGCAAAGTGACGGAAATATTGGAGACCGGAGCGAATGATGTTTGGGAAGTGACGCCGGCCAAAGGCAAAAAGCATTACATCCCTTACATCGAAGACGTGGTCAAAGAAGTCGATATCGAAGGAAAGAAAATTACCATCGATGTATTGGACGGCCTGTTATCATGA
- the trmD gene encoding tRNA (guanosine(37)-N1)-methyltransferase TrmD produces MNIQVLSLFPPMFEGVFQHSIMKKAQDKGAVTLGVVDIREFADNKRQVDDYPFGGGAGMVLKPEPVFNAVESITKEGKKPRVILMCPQGERFSQKKAEELAREDELVFICGHYEGYDERIREHLVTDEISIGDFVLTGGELAAMTVIDSVVRLLPGVLGNSDSPVRDSFSTGLLEHPHYTRPADFRGMAVPSVLTSGNHAKIEDWREEQGLKRTLERRPDLLDHVELSDKQKTILARLQAEK; encoded by the coding sequence ATGAACATTCAAGTATTATCCCTGTTTCCGCCCATGTTCGAAGGGGTGTTCCAGCATTCGATCATGAAGAAAGCCCAGGACAAAGGGGCGGTAACTTTGGGGGTCGTCGATATCCGGGAGTTTGCCGACAACAAGCGCCAGGTGGATGATTACCCGTTCGGCGGTGGCGCCGGCATGGTGCTGAAACCTGAACCGGTTTTCAATGCAGTAGAAAGCATCACGAAAGAGGGCAAAAAGCCGCGTGTCATCTTGATGTGCCCACAAGGCGAACGCTTCTCGCAGAAAAAGGCGGAAGAACTGGCCCGCGAAGACGAACTCGTTTTCATTTGCGGGCATTACGAAGGCTATGATGAACGGATCCGGGAGCATTTGGTCACTGACGAGATTTCCATCGGCGATTTCGTGCTGACAGGCGGGGAGCTGGCGGCCATGACCGTGATCGACAGCGTCGTAAGGCTATTGCCGGGCGTGCTCGGCAATAGCGATTCCCCGGTCCGGGATTCCTTTTCGACCGGGCTGTTGGAGCATCCGCATTACACGCGGCCGGCTGACTTCAGGGGAATGGCTGTCCCTAGTGTCCTGACCTCAGGAAACCATGCCAAAATCGAAGACTGGCGCGAGGAGCAAGGGCTGAAACGCACACTTGAGCGCCGCCCGGACCTTCTTGACCATGTAGAACTTAGCGATAAGCAGAAAACCATATTGGCTCGTTTACAAGCCGAAAAATAA
- the topA gene encoding type I DNA topoisomerase, whose protein sequence is MADYLVIVESPAKAKTIERYLGKKYKVKASLGHLRDLPRSQMGVDVENNYEPRYITIRGKGPILQDLKKEAKKAKKVFLAADPDREGEAIAWHLANALGVDVDSDCRVVFNEITKDAVKGAFKHPRKLDMDLVDAQQARRILDRLVGYSISPILWKKVKKGLSAGRVQSVALGLIIDRENEIKNFEPEEYWSITGEFEKAKKTFEAQFYGTSEKKLKLSNEEDVKDILATIKGKDFLVKSVVKKERKRNPSPSFTTSSLQQEAARKLNFRAKKTMMLAQQLYEGISVGKEGVTGLITYMRTDSTRISDSAKQDTIGYILDKYGEEYVTQKPAAKQSQKSQDAHEAVRPTSVHRTPESLKSILSRDLYRLYKLIWDRFVASQMSPAVLDTVMAELQNGEAIFRANGSQVKFPGFMKLYIEGTDDKKEEKDNILPEMEEGDKVKATEITPNQHFTQPPPRYTEARLVRTLEELGIGRPSTYAPTLDTIQKRGYVALDAKRFIPTELGEIVHQLVRDFFPDILNIEFTAKMENDLDSIEESEVDWRAIIDAFYKEFAKDLEVAENEMEKVQIKDEPAGEDCEECGSPMVFKLGRYGKFMACSNFPECRNTKAIVKHIGVKCPTCKEGEIVERKSKKRRVFYGCERYPECEFVSWDKPIERPCPKCSSLMVEKKVKKGVQINCTACDYKEEVQ, encoded by the coding sequence ATGGCGGATTATTTGGTGATTGTCGAATCGCCCGCAAAGGCGAAGACAATTGAACGGTATTTGGGAAAAAAGTATAAAGTGAAAGCCTCTCTCGGCCATTTGCGTGATTTGCCGCGCAGCCAGATGGGGGTAGATGTCGAAAATAATTACGAGCCCCGCTATATCACGATTCGCGGAAAAGGCCCGATTTTGCAAGATTTGAAGAAAGAAGCGAAAAAAGCGAAAAAAGTCTTTCTCGCGGCTGACCCCGATAGAGAAGGTGAAGCGATTGCCTGGCATTTGGCGAATGCGCTCGGTGTGGATGTCGATTCCGATTGCCGCGTCGTATTCAATGAAATTACGAAAGATGCTGTAAAAGGCGCCTTCAAACATCCACGCAAACTGGATATGGATTTGGTCGATGCCCAGCAGGCGCGGCGTATCCTAGACCGTCTTGTCGGTTACAGCATCAGCCCAATCCTATGGAAAAAAGTGAAAAAAGGCTTGTCAGCCGGACGCGTCCAATCGGTTGCGCTCGGCCTCATCATCGACCGCGAGAACGAAATTAAGAACTTCGAGCCGGAAGAGTATTGGTCAATTACCGGAGAGTTCGAAAAAGCGAAGAAAACATTCGAAGCCCAGTTTTACGGGACTTCGGAAAAGAAACTGAAGCTTTCCAACGAAGAAGATGTCAAAGACATTTTGGCTACGATAAAAGGCAAGGATTTCCTCGTCAAGAGCGTTGTGAAAAAGGAACGCAAACGCAATCCTTCCCCTTCCTTCACTACGTCCTCACTCCAGCAGGAAGCCGCACGCAAACTGAATTTCCGTGCCAAGAAGACGATGATGCTCGCCCAGCAGCTCTATGAAGGGATTTCGGTCGGCAAAGAAGGCGTGACCGGTTTGATTACGTATATGCGTACGGATTCCACGCGCATTTCCGACTCGGCCAAGCAAGACACCATCGGTTACATCCTTGATAAATACGGCGAAGAATATGTAACGCAAAAACCTGCAGCCAAGCAATCCCAAAAATCGCAGGATGCACACGAAGCTGTCCGCCCGACCAGTGTCCACCGCACGCCCGAATCGCTGAAAAGTATCCTGTCGCGCGATCTTTACCGCTTGTATAAGCTGATCTGGGACCGCTTCGTAGCAAGCCAGATGTCGCCAGCGGTACTGGATACGGTAATGGCAGAGCTGCAAAACGGCGAAGCGATTTTCCGTGCCAACGGTTCACAAGTGAAGTTTCCGGGTTTCATGAAGCTATACATTGAAGGGACCGACGACAAGAAAGAAGAAAAAGACAATATCCTTCCTGAAATGGAGGAAGGCGACAAAGTCAAGGCGACCGAGATCACGCCGAACCAGCATTTCACACAGCCGCCTCCGCGCTATACGGAAGCACGCCTGGTGCGGACGCTAGAAGAGCTCGGCATAGGCCGCCCGTCGACTTATGCGCCGACTTTGGATACCATCCAAAAACGCGGGTATGTCGCACTTGATGCCAAGCGGTTCATCCCGACAGAGCTTGGGGAAATCGTCCATCAATTGGTGCGTGATTTCTTCCCGGATATTTTGAACATCGAGTTTACCGCGAAAATGGAAAACGATTTGGATAGCATCGAAGAAAGTGAAGTCGATTGGCGTGCCATCATCGATGCCTTCTATAAAGAGTTCGCCAAGGACCTTGAAGTGGCGGAGAACGAGATGGAGAAAGTCCAGATCAAAGATGAGCCGGCAGGCGAGGATTGCGAGGAATGCGGTTCGCCGATGGTGTTCAAGCTAGGGCGCTACGGCAAGTTCATGGCTTGCAGCAATTTCCCGGAATGCCGCAATACGAAAGCGATCGTCAAGCATATCGGCGTCAAATGCCCGACATGTAAAGAAGGCGAGATCGTCGAACGAAAAAGCAAGAAGCGGCGCGTGTTCTATGGCTGCGAACGCTATCCCGAATGTGAATTCGTCTCTTGGGACAAGCCGATCGAACGCCCCTGCCCGAAATGCAGCAGCTTGATGGTCGAAAAGAAAGTGAAAAAAGGCGTGCAGATCAATTGCACAGCGTGCGACTACAAAGAAGAAGTTCAATAA
- the dprA gene encoding DNA-processing protein DprA has product MNDEFTQRLLALHYVYPQALNRLKPLLRGDPDLVYLDLRSPYDIAETLQIPLEKANTLKQAYLKYMDTPFLPIYGQQNIQALTYRDPQYPPSLRELIDPPAVLYLKGDAGLLCAPEKIAVIGSRKAQRYSQSAIQKLLPPLLAEGFVVVSGLAKGADAMAHRCAIDSGGKTIAVLGSGFFHRYPKINEELFFIIEETQLLLTEYPPYMPPRKWNFPKRNRIISGLSKGVIVTEAEVKSGTLSTIEHALDHGKDIFAVPGDIFSPLSAGPHKLIAEGAKPVWDGAQVLEEYRQLRS; this is encoded by the coding sequence ATGAACGACGAATTCACGCAACGACTGCTGGCACTGCATTATGTATACCCACAAGCTTTGAACCGCTTGAAGCCTTTGTTAAGGGGCGATCCGGATTTGGTGTACTTGGATTTGCGAAGCCCGTATGACATCGCTGAAACGCTCCAAATTCCTTTGGAAAAAGCAAACACCTTAAAGCAAGCATACCTCAAGTACATGGATACCCCGTTTTTGCCTATTTATGGGCAGCAAAACATCCAAGCCCTCACCTATCGCGATCCCCAATACCCCCCTTCACTGCGCGAATTGATCGACCCGCCGGCCGTGCTGTATTTGAAAGGAGATGCCGGATTATTATGCGCGCCCGAGAAAATCGCGGTTATCGGTTCGAGAAAAGCGCAACGCTATTCGCAATCGGCTATCCAAAAATTGCTTCCCCCTCTTCTGGCGGAAGGTTTTGTGGTGGTCAGCGGATTAGCCAAAGGCGCCGATGCGATGGCGCACCGGTGCGCCATCGATTCCGGTGGAAAAACCATCGCGGTCTTAGGTAGCGGCTTTTTCCATCGCTACCCGAAAATCAACGAAGAGCTATTCTTTATAATAGAAGAAACTCAATTGCTGTTGACAGAATACCCGCCATATATGCCGCCCAGGAAATGGAATTTCCCGAAGCGCAACCGCATCATCAGCGGCTTGTCAAAAGGCGTCATCGTCACAGAGGCAGAAGTGAAAAGCGGCACCTTGAGCACCATCGAGCATGCGCTCGACCATGGGAAAGATATCTTTGCGGTGCCCGGGGATATCTTTTCTCCGCTTTCCGCGGGCCCGCATAAATTGATTGCGGAAGGCGCAAAACCTGTCTGGGACGGTGCTCAAGTGCTGGAAGAATACCGCCAATTGAGAAGCTGA
- the ffh gene encoding signal recognition particle protein, producing the protein MAFEGLSERLQGTMTKIKGKGKLSEADVKEMMREVRFALIEADVNLKVVKSFIKKVSERAVGLEVMESLTPGQQVVKIVKDELTELMGGEQSKIDFSTRQPTVIMMVGLQGAGKTTTTGKLAGVLRKKNNRKPLLVAADVYRPAAINQLETIGKQLSLPVFSKGTDANPVDIAREAIEHAKAEHLDTVIIDTAGRLHVDEQLMQELKDIRSIKEPDEIFLVVDAMTGQDAVNVAQSFDDAIGITGVVLTKLDGDTRGGAALSIRTVTEKPIKYIGTGEKMDALEPFHPERMASRILGMGDMLSLIEKAQTSVDEAKAKELEEKFRTSSFTFDDFLEQLDQVKQMGPLDEILKMLPGAGKIKGLENAKVDESQMGRVEAIIRSMTVQEKTTPEIINANRKKRIARGSGTSIQDVNRLLKQFEDMKKMMKQMSGMAGKKGKKKMSMPGLDSLFK; encoded by the coding sequence GTGGCATTTGAAGGATTATCTGAACGCCTGCAAGGGACGATGACCAAAATCAAGGGCAAAGGGAAATTGTCGGAAGCAGACGTAAAAGAGATGATGCGCGAAGTCCGCTTTGCCTTGATCGAAGCGGACGTCAACTTGAAAGTAGTCAAGTCGTTCATCAAGAAAGTCAGTGAACGGGCTGTCGGCCTTGAAGTCATGGAAAGTTTGACGCCAGGGCAGCAAGTCGTGAAAATCGTCAAGGACGAATTGACGGAACTGATGGGCGGCGAGCAAAGCAAGATCGATTTTTCCACGCGACAGCCGACAGTGATCATGATGGTCGGCTTGCAGGGTGCCGGTAAGACGACAACGACCGGTAAACTTGCAGGCGTGCTCCGCAAGAAGAACAACCGCAAGCCATTGCTTGTCGCAGCGGATGTTTATCGCCCGGCAGCGATCAACCAGCTCGAGACGATCGGCAAGCAATTATCGTTGCCTGTGTTTTCCAAGGGCACAGATGCGAATCCTGTCGATATCGCGCGCGAAGCGATCGAACACGCCAAAGCGGAACATCTCGATACAGTCATCATCGATACGGCAGGCCGCCTGCATGTCGATGAGCAATTGATGCAGGAACTCAAAGATATCCGGTCGATCAAAGAGCCGGATGAGATTTTCCTTGTCGTCGATGCAATGACCGGCCAGGACGCTGTCAACGTAGCTCAGAGCTTCGATGACGCAATCGGCATCACAGGCGTCGTTTTAACGAAACTTGACGGCGATACGCGTGGCGGTGCAGCACTGTCGATCCGCACGGTCACTGAAAAGCCGATCAAGTATATCGGGACAGGCGAAAAAATGGACGCACTTGAACCATTCCACCCAGAGCGCATGGCTTCCCGCATACTCGGCATGGGCGATATGCTGTCCTTGATCGAAAAAGCGCAAACGAGCGTCGATGAAGCGAAAGCAAAGGAATTGGAAGAGAAATTCCGCACGTCTTCGTTCACGTTCGATGATTTCCTTGAGCAATTGGATCAAGTGAAGCAAATGGGTCCGCTCGACGAAATCTTGAAGATGCTCCCAGGCGCGGGTAAAATCAAGGGACTTGAAAACGCCAAAGTGGATGAGAGCCAAATGGGCCGCGTCGAAGCGATCATCCGCTCGATGACGGTCCAGGAGAAGACGACTCCCGAAATCATCAATGCAAACCGGAAGAAACGGATTGCGCGTGGTTCCGGAACGTCCATCCAAGACGTCAACAGGCTGCTCAAGCAGTTTGAGGACATGAAGAAAATGATGAAACAAATGTCCGGAATGGCCGGCAAAAAGGGCAAGAAAAAGATGTCGATGCCAGGGCTGGACTCGCTTTTCAAGTAA